One part of the Parasphingorhabdus sp. SCSIO 66989 genome encodes these proteins:
- a CDS encoding MBL fold metallo-hydrolase yields MTIKRVLTLVSIPVLLFVAFLIGLAVWVSGGSGQNASDFIPEELDNTPYRTYEAVVPDSPLTLRHFVSELEEINVSSSMIMGEREMVLVATQATKLAAERLADEIEKTGLNLSIVYLGHAHLDHSQGASVLKRRFPKARFLAAPRVSELQKLRMGSDDERAIGRFGDNAAVPSVPFEPLDSKVIMLEGREIQLWHDHYGDVGLGHHDEPHTVVYIPDLKALLPNDILYYDAHIMMGGSTPENRAKWKAQIREWMKMDIAVAIPGHVPRKSTAHMTPKGVFEHSLNYIEAYEEALASSETSEQVINKMLQRYPGMEHTSALYMGTYINFQEIHKLMNNPRLELVASYLPSDFVRWADQQLFEASKDAANPH; encoded by the coding sequence ATGACAATCAAACGAGTCTTGACCTTAGTCTCCATCCCGGTGCTTCTGTTCGTCGCCTTTCTTATCGGACTTGCGGTCTGGGTCAGCGGCGGCAGCGGCCAGAATGCATCGGACTTCATTCCTGAGGAATTGGATAACACCCCATATCGCACTTACGAGGCAGTGGTGCCGGACAGCCCGCTCACGCTGCGTCATTTTGTTTCGGAGCTAGAGGAGATCAACGTCTCTTCGAGCATGATCATGGGCGAGCGCGAGATGGTTCTGGTCGCTACCCAGGCGACAAAGCTCGCTGCCGAACGCTTGGCAGATGAAATCGAAAAGACCGGACTGAACCTGTCCATCGTTTATCTCGGACATGCCCATCTCGACCATTCGCAAGGCGCAAGCGTCTTGAAGCGGCGTTTTCCCAAAGCCCGGTTTCTGGCAGCGCCCAGAGTGTCCGAATTGCAGAAATTGCGCATGGGAAGCGATGATGAGCGGGCAATCGGGCGATTTGGCGACAATGCCGCAGTCCCATCGGTTCCCTTTGAACCGCTGGATAGCAAAGTCATTATGCTGGAAGGTCGGGAGATTCAGCTTTGGCATGACCATTATGGCGATGTCGGGCTAGGCCATCATGATGAACCGCATACGGTGGTCTATATTCCCGATCTCAAGGCGCTGCTCCCCAATGATATTCTCTATTATGATGCCCATATAATGATGGGTGGAAGCACCCCGGAAAACCGCGCCAAATGGAAGGCCCAGATACGCGAATGGATGAAGATGGATATTGCGGTGGCCATACCCGGCCATGTGCCCCGTAAATCCACTGCGCATATGACCCCGAAAGGCGTTTTTGAGCACAGCCTAAATTATATCGAAGCATATGAGGAAGCGCTGGCATCTAGCGAGACTTCAGAACAGGTCATCAACAAGATGCTGCAGCGCTACCCCGGGATGGAGCACACTTCGGCCCTATACATGGGAACCTACATAAATTTCCAAGAGATACACAAGCTAATGAACAATCCACGCTTGGAGCTGGTGGCGAGTTATCTCCCATCTGACTTTGTGCGATGGGCGGATCAACAGCTTTTTGAGGCCAGCAAGGATGCGGCCAATCCGCACTAA
- a CDS encoding NADH:flavin oxidoreductase/NADH oxidase family protein: protein MGAMLDAELKLPCGVIIPNRLAKAAMTEGLATPDGRPTPELERLYGIWSDGGAGLLLSGNVIVDKDHLERPGNVVIEAEPDGDMKNRLRRWAQAATRSGNQFWAQISHGGRQTQKVVNPTPKSSSDVALDLPGGLFGTPSPLSVDEIADLVTRWAIAARACQEAGFTGVEIHGAHGYLISQFLSPRVNHRTDDYGGTLENRARFLLEIVAAVREAVGPEFPVSVKLNSADFQKGGFNFEDSLAVVEWLEAASVDLIEISGGTYEQPKLAGKEGIEPEEKQNVAQSTAAREAYFVDFAKAMQAKVQIPLMVTGGFRTRQAMEQALESGAADLIGLARPMCLMTDAPQQLLDGMDTLPRYEDDLGLLPNWLGFLRRFKMMKAMDGFAGIYWFYQQLWMLGHEGRVDARYPVLKAFRTVDRRNQSIMAARKLMANAVGDPQ from the coding sequence ATGGGCGCTATGCTGGATGCAGAATTGAAGCTTCCCTGCGGGGTGATCATACCGAATCGGCTTGCCAAAGCGGCGATGACAGAAGGGTTGGCCACGCCAGATGGTCGGCCCACGCCAGAGCTTGAACGCCTTTATGGCATCTGGTCCGATGGCGGGGCTGGCCTTTTGCTGAGCGGCAATGTCATTGTCGACAAAGACCATCTTGAGCGCCCCGGCAATGTCGTCATCGAGGCCGAACCCGATGGAGATATGAAAAATCGTCTGAGGCGCTGGGCGCAGGCAGCAACGCGCAGTGGCAATCAGTTCTGGGCCCAGATCAGCCATGGCGGACGCCAGACCCAGAAAGTCGTTAATCCGACGCCAAAGTCTTCCTCAGATGTTGCTCTGGATTTGCCGGGAGGATTGTTCGGCACGCCGTCACCGCTCTCGGTCGATGAAATTGCTGATTTAGTTACACGCTGGGCAATAGCGGCACGCGCATGTCAGGAAGCCGGGTTTACGGGAGTGGAGATTCATGGCGCGCATGGCTATCTGATCTCACAATTCCTGTCACCGCGGGTCAACCATCGCACTGATGACTATGGTGGCACGCTGGAAAACCGTGCGCGCTTTCTGCTTGAGATTGTCGCCGCTGTGCGTGAGGCGGTTGGACCAGAATTCCCGGTATCGGTAAAGCTCAACAGTGCCGATTTTCAGAAGGGCGGTTTCAATTTTGAAGACAGCCTTGCTGTTGTGGAATGGCTTGAGGCGGCATCGGTGGATCTGATCGAGATATCCGGCGGCACCTATGAGCAACCCAAGCTTGCAGGCAAAGAAGGCATTGAACCGGAAGAAAAGCAGAATGTCGCGCAATCCACGGCGGCGCGCGAAGCCTATTTTGTCGATTTTGCAAAGGCGATGCAGGCTAAAGTCCAGATACCATTGATGGTGACGGGCGGCTTTCGTACGCGTCAGGCGATGGAGCAGGCGCTGGAATCGGGCGCGGCCGACCTGATCGGTCTTGCACGCCCGATGTGCCTGATGACTGATGCGCCGCAACAGCTTCTGGACGGAATGGACACCCTGCCGCGCTATGAGGATGATCTGGGGCTTCTGCCCAATTGGCTGGGCTTTCTGCGTCGGTTCAAGATGATGAAGGCAATGGACGGGTTTGCCGGGATATACTGGTTTTATCAGCAATTATGGATGCTCGGCCATGAGGGCAGGGTGGATGCTCGTTACCCCGTGCTCAAGGCTTTCAGGACGGTTGATCGACGCAATCAGTCCATCATGGCAGCGCGGAAGCTTATGGCCAACGCCGTGGGAGATCCGCAATGA
- a CDS encoding enoyl-CoA hydratase/isomerase family protein, translating to MAAVEYVHENGVARITLNSPPQNRIGNELVAGLTAAIMDVAGRNDTRALLLSATGPDFSWGGDIRNWQNISHKDFGATLEQALQLTNTFEDFPFPTIAAVQGQCSGGGYELALRADIIIAADNARFGHSEATIGVFTFLGGVQRVADRIGRGRALEWAYTAEMIEAQRALDLGLVNQCVPSDELADTAESWVEKLASGATLAHAAHKKLLRAWSTSGVAAADAMIPQMAEDIHASADLQDHLPAAIAAVEAGEPRPKFPFKGQ from the coding sequence ATGGCTGCGGTAGAATATGTGCATGAGAACGGCGTTGCGAGGATCACCCTCAACTCACCACCACAAAACCGGATCGGTAATGAACTGGTAGCGGGTCTGACAGCCGCAATCATGGATGTTGCCGGACGCAATGACACCCGCGCCCTGCTGCTTTCAGCCACCGGACCAGACTTCAGCTGGGGTGGAGATATTCGCAATTGGCAGAATATCAGCCATAAGGATTTTGGTGCAACGCTGGAACAAGCGCTTCAACTCACCAATACATTCGAGGATTTTCCCTTCCCAACCATCGCTGCGGTTCAGGGCCAATGCAGCGGCGGCGGCTATGAGCTGGCATTGAGGGCCGACATCATCATCGCTGCCGATAATGCTCGCTTTGGTCATTCCGAAGCAACGATCGGTGTTTTCACCTTTTTGGGCGGCGTACAGCGTGTGGCGGACCGGATCGGCCGCGGTCGCGCTCTGGAATGGGCTTACACTGCCGAGATGATCGAAGCCCAGCGGGCGCTTGATCTGGGCCTCGTCAATCAATGCGTCCCATCGGATGAGCTTGCAGATACCGCAGAATCATGGGTCGAAAAGCTGGCAAGCGGAGCCACCTTGGCGCATGCTGCGCACAAGAAACTGCTCCGCGCATGGTCCACATCCGGGGTCGCCGCTGCCGATGCGATGATCCCGCAAATGGCCGAAGACATCCATGCCAGCGCCGACCTGCAGGACCATCTGCCTGCAGCCATAGCCGCAGTTGAAGCCGGAGAACCCCGGCCCAAATTCCCTTTCAAAGGTCAATAA